The Streptomyces fungicidicus nucleotide sequence TCGTCACTCGTACCTCAGCCCTATACCACCTGACATGGGGCTGCGCGAACAACTTCTGCTATTCAGCGCAAACTGCTGAAAGCAGACGGTCGTCGGCGTTACTGTCAGTTTCGTGTTCGCTGCAGAACGTCGCCAATTGATCCTCGAAATGGTGCGAGCGAACGGAGCCGTGTCGCTCCGTGAGCTCGCCCGCGTCGTCCAGACCTCCGAAGTGACCGTACGGCGGGACGTGCGCGCGCTGGAGGCAGAAGGACTCCTCGACCGCCGGCATGGCGGTGCGGTATTGCCGGGCGGTTTCACGCGAGAGTCCGGTTTTCCGCAGAAGTCACATCTCGCGACCGCCGAGAAGACCGCGATCGCCGACCTCGCCGCGAACCTGGTGGAAGAGGGCGAGGCCATCGTGGTCGGCGCGGGTACCACCACACAGGAGCTGGCCCGCCGGCTGGCCCGGGTGCCCGGACTGACGGTCGTCACCAACTCCCTCCTGGTCGCCCAGGCGTTGGCCCATGCCAACCGGGTGGAGGTCGTGATGACCGGCGGCACGCTCCGCGGCTCCAACTACGCCCTGGTCGGCAGCGGTGCCGAGCAGTCCCTGCAGGGACTGCGGGTGTCGCGGGCGTTCCTCTCCGGCAGCGGGCTCACCGCCGAGCGGGGGCTGTCCACGTCCAACATGCTGTCGGCGTCGGTCGACCGGGCGTTGGTGCAGGCCGCGGCGGAGGTGGTGGTCCTGGCGGACCACACCAAGCTCGGGACGGACACGATGTTCCAGACGGTGCCCACGGATCTGATCACGCGGCTGGTGACGGATGAGCCGCCCGCGCACGACGACCGGGCGGGGACGGAGCTTCAGGCGCTGGCCGATCAGGGTGTGCAGATCGCTGTCGCGGGGGCGGGGAACGAGGGGGGTTCGTCGGCGGGTGCGGCGGGCGGGCGTCAGCGCCGGGATGTTCCCCTTCCCGGGCCGCGGAGGCAGGGGCCTGGCGGGTTGCGGGCCGCTGTGGGGCTGGGGGCGGCGGGGGAAGCGGTGCAGGGGGCTGAGCGGGGGGCTGCGCGGGTTGCGGACCTGAGGAGACGCTGAGGCGTCGTCCGGGTTTCACCCCTGGCGGGGTGTGCGGCAGGGTGCGGTACGCGTACCCGGTGGGCTGTGTGCCGGGCGCGGCCCTGCGGCCCGGTGTTTGCCGGGTGCCCGGCGTGGGTGTGGGCCGGGGGTGTTGCGCAGCCCGGCGCTTGCGGGGTGCCGTCGCGCCCACCCGTGCCGCCCTGCGGCACGACTGCCCGCGGGAACGGCGGGGCGGCTGCGCGCGGAAACGGCGGGGCGGGGGTGGGCTGCTGCTCTGCGGCACGACTGCCCGCGGAGGGCGGAGTGCGGGGGTGCTGTCCGGAGGCTCGCGGGGGAGACGGCGGGTAGCCGTCCACGGCGCGGAGGGGGCGGGGTGGGGGTGGTCGCCCGCAGTGGCTGGCGCGTCCGCGCCGGGCCACTGCGTAGCGGGGGCAGTCGCGCCAGTCCGAGGACGGCCACCCCCACCCCGGCACCGACTCACCCACCGGCGTCAGGCGCTACGCCCACCCCCACCGGAGATCAGCCGCGTCAGTCCTTGATCTCGCAGATCGCCGCGCCGGACGTGACAGACGCTCCCACCTCAGCGCTCAGACCCTTGATCGTGCCCGACCGGTGCGCGTTGATGGGCTGCTCCATCTTCATGGCCTCCAGGACGACGACCAGGTCGCCCTCCTTGACCTCCTGCCCCTCCTCCACCGCGAGCTTCACGATGGTGCCCTGCATCGGAGAGGCGAGCGTGTCACCGGAAGCCACCGGACCGGACTTCTTCGCCGCCCGCCGCTTCGGCTTGGCGCCCGCCGCCAGCCCCGTACGGGCCAGCGACATCCCCAGCGAAGCCGGAAGCGAGACCTCCAGACGCTTGCCGCCGACCTCGACGACGACCGTCTCCCGGTCCGCCTCGTCCTCGGCGCCCGCGTCCACGGCGGCCGCGAACGGCTTGATCTCGTTGACGAACTCCGTCTCGATCCAGCGGGTGTGTACCGTGAACGGATCCGCAGAGCCCGTGAGCTCGGGAGCGAACGCCGGGTCCCTCACCACCGCGCGGTGGAACGGAATGGCCGTCGCCATGCCCTCGACCTGGAACTCGTTCAGCGCACGCGCCGCCCGCTCCAGTGCCTCCTTGCGCGTACGCCCGGTGACGATCAGCTTGGCCAGCAGCGAGTCCCACGCCGGCCCGATCACCGAGCCGGACTCCACACCCGCGTCCAGCCGCACACCCGGCCCCGACGGCGCGGCGAACGTCGTCACCGTGCCCGGCGCGGGCAGGAAGTTCCGCCCCGGGTCCTCACCGTTGATGCGGAACTCGAACGAGTGACCGCGCAGCACCGGGTCGCCGTACCCCAGCTCCTCACCGTCCGCGATCCGGAACATCTCCCGGACGAGGTCGATACCCGCGACCTCCTCGGTCACCGGGTGCTCCACCTGCAGACGCGTGTTGACCTCGAGGAACGAGATCGTGCCGTCGAGGCCCACCAGGAACTCGACGGTGCCGGCGCCGACGTAGCCGGCCTCCTTCAGGATGGCCTTCGACGCCGAGTACAGCTCGTCGACCTGCGCCTCGGACAGGAACGGCGCCGGGGCCTCCTCGACCAGCTTCTGGTGCCGCCGCTGGAGCGAGCAGTCACGCGTGGACACGACGACCACGTTGCCGTACTTGTCGGCCAGGCACTGCGTCTCCACGTGCCGCGGCTTGTCCAGGTAGCGCTCCACGAAGCACTCCCCGCGACCGAAGGCGGCGACCGCCTCGCGCACCGCGGAGTCGTACAGCTCCGGCACCTCTTCGAGGGTCCGGGCGACCTTCAGACCACGCCCGCCACCACCGAACGCGGCCTTGATGGCGATCGGCAGCCCGTGCTCCTCGGCGAAGGCGACGACCTCCTCCGCGCCGCTCACCGGATCGGGCGTGCCCGCCACCAGCGGAGCGCCCGCGCGCTGCGCGATGTGGCGGGCGGCGACCTTGTCGCCGAGGTCGCGGATGGCCTGCGGCGGCGGGCCGATCCAGATCAGGTCGGCGTCCAGTACCGCCTGGGCGAACTCGGCGTTCTCGGAGAGGAAGCCGTAGCCCGGGTGGATGGCGTCCGCGCCCGACTCCTTCGCGGCCTTCAGCACCTTGTCGATGTCGAGGTAACTGGTGGCCGGAGTGTCACCGCCCAGGGCGAACGCCTCATCCGCGGCGCGGACATGCAGAGCGTCCCGGTCCGGGTCGGCATAGACGGCAACGCTCGCGATTCCGGCATCCCGGCAGGCCCGGGCAACGCGGACAGCGATTTCGCCACGGTTGGCGATGAGCACCTTGCGCACGATTGAGGCTCCCTCCTTGAAACAAGCCGAGTTTAGGGACTGCCGACACGGCACATCGACCCGTCCCCCGTGGTGAGCTTGCCCACACGGAGCGTGATGCGAGGCTTGCTCGACCCGGGAAATCCCTTGTCGCACCTCGGTACGCAGGACTCCTCCCGAAAACCCTAGCCGTCCCGTGTGGTCAAGGTCTCTGTGAGAGCGTGCTGCGGCCCACTCGGTTTCTTTGTGGAGTCCCTACGAATGGCCCAATGATTCTTTGCCTTCCACGGGACCCTTGTCCCGAGGTTTACCCGTTAGTAGCCTTCGCGTCGGCCCGAACATACTCGGGGTAACCACAGTCGTGCTCGAAAGTGGGTGGGGGCCGGTGGCGCGCAGACCGGTGGCGTGGGTCGTGTCGCTCGTACTGTTCGCCGAGGCGCTCGGCGTGGCGGCGCTGAACTGGTTCCTGGGCGTCGTCGTCGACCGGCAGAACATGTCGCTGGCCG carries:
- a CDS encoding DeoR/GlpR family DNA-binding transcription regulator, encoding MFAAERRQLILEMVRANGAVSLRELARVVQTSEVTVRRDVRALEAEGLLDRRHGGAVLPGGFTRESGFPQKSHLATAEKTAIADLAANLVEEGEAIVVGAGTTTQELARRLARVPGLTVVTNSLLVAQALAHANRVEVVMTGGTLRGSNYALVGSGAEQSLQGLRVSRAFLSGSGLTAERGLSTSNMLSASVDRALVQAAAEVVVLADHTKLGTDTMFQTVPTDLITRLVTDEPPAHDDRAGTELQALADQGVQIAVAGAGNEGGSSAGAAGGRQRRDVPLPGPRRQGPGGLRAAVGLGAAGEAVQGAERGAARVADLRRR
- a CDS encoding acetyl/propionyl/methylcrotonyl-CoA carboxylase subunit alpha, giving the protein MRKVLIANRGEIAVRVARACRDAGIASVAVYADPDRDALHVRAADEAFALGGDTPATSYLDIDKVLKAAKESGADAIHPGYGFLSENAEFAQAVLDADLIWIGPPPQAIRDLGDKVAARHIAQRAGAPLVAGTPDPVSGAEEVVAFAEEHGLPIAIKAAFGGGGRGLKVARTLEEVPELYDSAVREAVAAFGRGECFVERYLDKPRHVETQCLADKYGNVVVVSTRDCSLQRRHQKLVEEAPAPFLSEAQVDELYSASKAILKEAGYVGAGTVEFLVGLDGTISFLEVNTRLQVEHPVTEEVAGIDLVREMFRIADGEELGYGDPVLRGHSFEFRINGEDPGRNFLPAPGTVTTFAAPSGPGVRLDAGVESGSVIGPAWDSLLAKLIVTGRTRKEALERAARALNEFQVEGMATAIPFHRAVVRDPAFAPELTGSADPFTVHTRWIETEFVNEIKPFAAAVDAGAEDEADRETVVVEVGGKRLEVSLPASLGMSLARTGLAAGAKPKRRAAKKSGPVASGDTLASPMQGTIVKLAVEEGQEVKEGDLVVVLEAMKMEQPINAHRSGTIKGLSAEVGASVTSGAAICEIKD